One segment of Herbaspirillum hiltneri N3 DNA contains the following:
- a CDS encoding amino acid deaminase yields the protein MSDTNYQKEWQSGIIDPLNKGIGTLNAPLAPDAANALPWNLLKEDLSLPTAVLYEERLTHNLDWMQRFVTEYGVKLAPHGKTTMAPKLFARQLATGAWGITLATAHQTNVAYHHGVRRVLMANQLVGKQNMQIVSRLLEDPSFEFFCLVDSAELVDQLGRFFSEKKQTLNVLLELGPVGGRTGVRDNEQQSTVLAAVKRWEGSIALSGIEVYEGVLKEEADIRLFLQRAVQCAKDLAQQGYLSHRTAQKPAVLTGAGSAWYDVVAEEFAGADIGVPLDVVLRPGCYLTHDVGIYRAAQEQIQTRNPVARKMRSELLPALQLWAYVQSVPEVDKAIIALGKRDAAFDAGLPLPVRRFRPGQDTVPAESPAHWEVTGMMDQHAYLKIAPGDDIRVGDMIAFDISHPCLTFDKWRHLPVLDAKFNVLDIVQTFF from the coding sequence ATGAGTGATACAAACTACCAGAAAGAATGGCAAAGTGGCATCATCGATCCGCTCAACAAGGGAATCGGTACGCTGAACGCCCCGCTGGCGCCCGACGCCGCCAACGCCCTGCCCTGGAATCTCCTCAAGGAAGACCTGAGCCTGCCGACCGCCGTGCTGTACGAAGAGCGCCTCACCCACAACCTCGACTGGATGCAGCGCTTCGTGACGGAATACGGCGTCAAGCTGGCGCCGCACGGCAAGACCACCATGGCGCCGAAGCTGTTTGCGCGCCAGCTCGCCACGGGCGCCTGGGGCATCACGCTGGCAACCGCGCATCAAACCAATGTTGCCTATCACCACGGCGTGCGCCGCGTACTGATGGCAAATCAACTGGTCGGCAAGCAGAACATGCAGATCGTCTCACGCCTGCTGGAAGATCCGTCGTTCGAGTTCTTTTGCCTGGTCGATTCCGCCGAACTGGTCGATCAGCTCGGCCGCTTCTTCTCGGAGAAAAAGCAAACCCTCAACGTCCTGCTGGAACTGGGCCCGGTCGGCGGGCGCACCGGCGTGCGCGACAATGAGCAGCAAAGTACAGTATTAGCCGCCGTCAAGCGCTGGGAAGGCAGTATCGCGCTCTCCGGCATCGAAGTCTATGAAGGCGTGCTGAAGGAAGAAGCCGATATCCGCCTGTTCCTGCAGCGCGCGGTGCAATGCGCCAAGGACCTGGCGCAACAAGGCTACCTGAGCCATCGCACGGCGCAAAAGCCGGCCGTATTGACCGGCGCCGGCTCGGCCTGGTATGACGTCGTCGCGGAAGAATTCGCCGGCGCCGACATCGGTGTGCCGCTGGATGTGGTGCTGCGCCCCGGCTGCTACCTCACCCATGACGTCGGCATCTATCGCGCTGCACAGGAACAGATCCAGACCCGCAACCCGGTCGCACGCAAGATGCGCAGCGAACTGCTGCCGGCCCTGCAGTTGTGGGCATACGTGCAATCCGTTCCGGAAGTCGACAAGGCCATCATCGCGCTAGGCAAACGCGACGCCGCCTTCGACGCCGGCCTGCCGCTGCCGGTCAGGCGCTTCCGTCCGGGCCAGGACACCGTGCCGGCGGAGTCGCCTGCGCATTGGGAAGTCACCGGCATGATGGACCAGCACGCCTACCTCAAGATTGCGCCGGGCGACGATATCCGTGTCGGCGACATGATCGCCTTCGATATTTCTCACCCTTGCCTGACGTTCGACAAGTGGCGTCACCTGCCGGTGCTGGACGCCAAATTCAACGTTCTCGACATCGTCCAGACCTTCTTCTGA
- a CDS encoding tetratricopeptide repeat protein, which yields MQSLSQGGADAALLQLLQQAIGFHTSGDLPRAERIYREVLAQDPVHPIALHYLGIFLHQNGQHDEGVQSIRLSCALQPDNAAWHNDLGNVLFALREFEEASEAYQASLDADPHDHVVWNNLGSSQLQHNDTEGAIASFKQAVALSPEFGPALIHLGNIYDAAGDKMTSSHYQCRAFVLPPLEGKSKEMLGISFYFLGRLQEAADVYRDWMEDEPGNPIAAHMYAACSQIEVPGRASDSYIEKHFDRYAETFNANLVGSLGYRGPQLMAQGLDIIAAAGKQYDVLDLGCGTGLCAPIVAAYARSLTGVDLSGKMLDQARARGGYDRLIKQEITEFMVTQPQAFDLVLAADTLIYFGSLDKVFHAVATSLRSAGHFMFTVEAVAEDAGQVAGFQLHPSGRYRHGADHVARCLADAGLSLVSMTDVTLREEIRQPVKGMLVVAQKA from the coding sequence ATGCAGTCTCTTTCTCAAGGCGGGGCGGATGCGGCGCTGTTGCAGCTGCTGCAGCAGGCGATCGGCTTCCACACTTCCGGCGATCTGCCCCGGGCCGAGCGGATCTACCGTGAAGTGCTGGCGCAGGATCCGGTGCATCCGATAGCCTTGCACTACCTCGGCATTTTCTTGCATCAGAACGGCCAGCATGACGAAGGCGTGCAGAGCATCCGTCTGTCATGCGCGCTGCAGCCGGACAATGCGGCCTGGCACAACGACCTCGGCAACGTGCTGTTCGCGTTGCGCGAATTCGAAGAAGCCTCCGAAGCCTATCAGGCCTCGCTCGACGCCGATCCGCACGACCACGTGGTATGGAACAATCTCGGTTCTTCCCAACTGCAGCACAACGACACTGAAGGCGCGATCGCGTCTTTCAAGCAGGCCGTCGCGCTGTCGCCCGAGTTCGGCCCGGCCCTGATCCACCTTGGCAATATCTACGACGCCGCCGGCGACAAGATGACCAGCTCGCACTACCAGTGTCGCGCCTTCGTGCTGCCGCCGCTGGAAGGAAAATCGAAGGAGATGCTGGGCATTTCCTTTTACTTCCTCGGTCGCCTGCAAGAGGCCGCCGATGTCTACCGGGATTGGATGGAAGACGAGCCCGGCAATCCGATTGCCGCGCACATGTACGCTGCCTGCTCGCAGATTGAAGTGCCGGGCCGGGCTTCAGACAGCTATATCGAAAAGCACTTCGACCGCTATGCGGAGACCTTCAACGCCAATCTGGTCGGCAGCCTCGGCTATCGCGGTCCGCAACTGATGGCGCAGGGGCTGGACATCATCGCCGCCGCCGGCAAGCAATACGATGTGCTCGATCTCGGCTGCGGCACCGGCCTCTGCGCGCCCATCGTCGCGGCGTATGCGCGTTCGCTGACGGGCGTCGACCTGTCCGGCAAGATGCTCGATCAGGCGCGCGCGCGTGGCGGCTATGACCGGCTGATCAAGCAGGAAATCACGGAATTCATGGTCACACAGCCGCAGGCGTTTGACCTTGTGCTGGCGGCTGACACGCTGATTTATTTCGGCAGCCTGGATAAGGTGTTCCATGCTGTGGCGACCTCGCTCAGGAGCGCCGGCCATTTCATGTTCACTGTGGAAGCCGTTGCGGAGGACGCCGGGCAGGTGGCCGGTTTTCAATTGCATCCGAGCGGCCGCTATCGTCACGGCGCCGACCATGTCGCTCGTTGCCTGGCCGACGCCGGTCTCAGTCTGGTCAGCATGACCGATGTGACGTTACGCGAAGAAATTCGTCAGCCTGTCAAAGGCATGCTGGTGGTCGCGCAAAAAGCCTAG
- a CDS encoding sugar kinase gives MSKKILAYGEAMVEFNQSIENPRYYLEGFGGDTSNFCIAAARQGADTAYVSAVGDDHFGKSLQALWKSERVDDACVSVVPNVPSGVYFVTHDDAGHHFTYLRSNSAASRYTAAQLPLQAIAEAKVLHLSGISLAISESACDAGLAAMAHARKNGTLTSLDTNLRLRLWPLERARVKMAEAFALCDICLPSWEDVSALTGLEDRDAIVDKLLGYGVKLVAFKLGKEGCYVATAAERRMVAAYPVDAIDATGAGDCFGGAFIAQLVDGKDPFEAARYANVAAAISTTGYGAVAPIPTAEQVRAVLNGLS, from the coding sequence ATGAGCAAGAAAATCCTCGCCTACGGCGAAGCGATGGTGGAGTTCAACCAGAGCATCGAAAACCCGCGCTATTACCTGGAAGGCTTCGGCGGCGACACTTCCAACTTCTGCATAGCGGCGGCGCGCCAGGGCGCCGACACCGCCTACGTCAGCGCGGTCGGAGACGATCATTTCGGCAAGAGCCTGCAGGCGCTGTGGAAAAGCGAGCGCGTCGACGACGCCTGCGTCAGCGTGGTGCCGAATGTGCCGTCGGGGGTGTATTTCGTCACGCACGACGACGCCGGCCATCACTTCACCTACCTGCGTTCGAACTCCGCCGCCAGCCGCTACACGGCGGCGCAACTGCCGCTGCAAGCGATTGCCGAAGCCAAGGTGCTGCATTTGTCAGGCATCAGCCTGGCCATCAGCGAAAGCGCCTGCGACGCCGGCCTGGCGGCGATGGCGCACGCGCGCAAGAACGGCACGCTGACCTCGCTGGACACCAACCTGCGTCTGCGCCTGTGGCCGCTGGAACGCGCACGCGTCAAGATGGCCGAAGCTTTCGCGCTGTGCGACATCTGCCTGCCGAGCTGGGAAGACGTCAGCGCCCTCACCGGCCTCGAAGACCGCGACGCCATCGTCGACAAGTTGCTGGGGTACGGCGTCAAGCTGGTTGCCTTCAAACTCGGCAAGGAAGGCTGCTATGTCGCCACTGCCGCCGAACGCCGCATGGTGGCCGCATATCCGGTGGATGCCATCGATGCCACCGGCGCGGGCGACTGTTTCGGCGGCGCCTTCATTGCGCAACTGGTCGACGGCAAGGATCCGTTCGAGGCGGCGCGCTACGCCAATGTCGCGGCAGCCATTTCCACTACCGGCTACGGCGCGGTCGCGCCGATTCCGACTGCGGAACAGGTGCGCGCGGTGTTGAACGGCCTGAGCTGA
- a CDS encoding phosphohexomutase domain-containing protein, which yields MGVDPLGGAGVHYWGAIADRYDLRLTVVNREVDPTFRFVPLDWDAQIRMDPSSQYAMRELISLKDKFDIAFACDTDHDRHGIVTKSVGLMPSNHFLSAAVSYLFQHRPEWRADTGVGKTLVSSQMIDRVAAQLHRPLQEMPIGFKWFVDGLQDGSLGFGCEESAGASFLRFDGTPWSTDKDGITAALLAAEMTARTGRDPGEIYRGLTEQLGLPCNGRIEAAATPEQKKLLSKLSADNVHSTQLAGEEIRQILTTAPANDKAFGGVKIVSDNGWFAARPSGTEHIYKIYAESFRDEKHLDSIFYEAQEIVSAALAAG from the coding sequence ATCGGCGTCGATCCGCTGGGCGGCGCAGGCGTACATTACTGGGGCGCCATCGCCGATCGCTACGACCTCCGGCTGACCGTCGTCAATCGCGAAGTGGATCCGACTTTCCGCTTCGTGCCGCTGGATTGGGACGCGCAGATCCGCATGGATCCCTCGTCGCAATACGCCATGCGCGAACTGATTTCGCTGAAGGACAAATTCGACATCGCCTTCGCCTGCGATACCGATCATGATCGCCACGGCATCGTCACCAAGAGCGTCGGCCTGATGCCGTCGAATCATTTCCTCTCGGCCGCCGTATCGTATCTGTTTCAGCATCGTCCGGAATGGCGCGCCGACACGGGCGTTGGCAAGACGCTGGTCAGCAGCCAGATGATCGATCGCGTGGCCGCACAATTGCACCGGCCGCTGCAGGAAATGCCGATCGGCTTCAAATGGTTCGTCGACGGCCTGCAGGACGGCAGTCTCGGCTTTGGTTGCGAAGAGAGCGCCGGCGCCTCGTTCCTGCGTTTCGACGGTACGCCGTGGAGCACCGACAAGGACGGCATCACCGCCGCCTTACTGGCCGCCGAAATGACGGCGCGCACCGGCCGCGATCCCGGCGAAATCTACCGGGGCCTGACCGAGCAACTGGGCCTGCCGTGCAATGGCCGCATCGAAGCAGCGGCAACGCCGGAGCAGAAAAAACTGTTGTCGAAACTGTCAGCCGACAACGTGCATTCCACGCAGCTGGCCGGCGAAGAAATCCGCCAGATCCTCACCACCGCACCGGCCAACGACAAGGCCTTCGGCGGCGTCAAGATCGTCAGCGACAATGGCTGGTTTGCCGCACGTCCGTCCGGCACCGAACACATTTACAAAATCTACGCCGAAAGCTTCCGCGACGAGAAGCATCTCGACAGCATCTTTTACGAAGCCCAGGAAATCGTCAGCGCTGCGCTCGCAGCCGGCTGA